Proteins encoded in a region of the Candidatus Eisenbacteria bacterium genome:
- a CDS encoding acyltransferase, translated as MTHKQRAAGPWAAPTTRLTSLDFLRGVAALSVVAHHAINFGWGQNMPMHLGWFRALHAVVDRGDLGVPLFFVISGFCIHMRWARRFAETGVGDSDFAGFWKRRIHRLYPPYFFMLLISTALLLTAVWMGRQTPLVTRYPEPRLPWIAWDFVSHVFMLHGLHPLFDLGGGNPPFWTLAREEYFYALYFVLLAWRRPRGVGGAVMASLVLGILFPAAIAPLLMRVPGGAEWWTLVRTSAFSLWIQWTLGMLAVEGYFGLVKLPRICSAPWLVPVWAALALLAESRFPVAGPAPVPSLSPALWGMTFFTLLNYCVRLERGGRWPSGRVVAWLTRAGIFSYSLYLVHVPARAVMKQLLGPLAATHNPYLYLALAVALAVGGYFAGKAYFLAVESRFLNTRPSTATRKS; from the coding sequence GTGACCCACAAGCAACGGGCGGCCGGCCCCTGGGCCGCGCCCACCACCCGCCTCACCTCCCTGGACTTCCTGCGCGGCGTGGCCGCCCTCTCCGTGGTGGCCCACCACGCCATCAACTTCGGCTGGGGCCAGAACATGCCCATGCACCTGGGCTGGTTCCGGGCGCTCCACGCGGTGGTGGATCGCGGCGACCTGGGCGTGCCGCTGTTCTTCGTGATTTCCGGATTCTGCATCCACATGCGCTGGGCCCGCCGCTTCGCGGAGACAGGGGTGGGCGATTCGGACTTCGCCGGCTTCTGGAAGCGGCGCATCCACCGCCTGTATCCCCCCTACTTCTTCATGCTGCTGATCAGCACCGCGCTGCTGCTGACCGCGGTGTGGATGGGCCGCCAGACGCCCCTGGTGACCCGCTACCCCGAGCCCCGCCTGCCGTGGATCGCGTGGGACTTCGTGAGCCACGTGTTCATGCTGCACGGGCTCCACCCGCTTTTCGACCTGGGCGGCGGCAATCCCCCGTTCTGGACGCTGGCGCGCGAGGAGTACTTCTACGCGCTGTACTTCGTGCTGCTGGCGTGGCGGAGGCCGCGCGGCGTGGGCGGCGCGGTGATGGCGAGCCTGGTGCTGGGCATCCTCTTCCCCGCAGCGATCGCCCCGCTGCTCATGCGCGTGCCGGGCGGAGCCGAGTGGTGGACGCTGGTGCGCACCTCCGCGTTCTCCCTGTGGATCCAGTGGACGCTGGGGATGCTGGCGGTGGAGGGGTACTTCGGGCTGGTGAAGCTCCCCCGCATCTGCTCGGCGCCCTGGCTGGTGCCCGTGTGGGCGGCGCTGGCGCTGCTGGCGGAATCGCGCTTCCCGGTGGCCGGCCCCGCCCCGGTGCCCTCGCTCTCCCCCGCGCTGTGGGGCATGACCTTCTTCACGCTGCTCAATTACTGCGTGCGGCTGGAGCGCGGGGGCCGCTGGCCCTCCGGCCGCGTGGTCGCCTGGCTGACGCGGGCCGGCATCTTCTCGTACTCGCTCTACCTGGTGCACGTCCCCGCAAGGGCGGTGATGAAGCAGCTCCTGGGACCGCTGGCGGCCACCCACAACCCGTACCTGTACCTGGCGCTGGCCGTGGCGCTGGCGGTGGGAGGCTACTTCGCCGGCAAGGCCTACTTCCTGGCGGTGGAAAGCAGGTTCCTCAACACGCGCCCCTCGACAGCGACAAGGAAGTCGTAG